AGGTGTTCCGTTAGGTAAATACCATTGATTACCCTTCTTATAAAGCCCAGCTGATTCAAGTAATTGAGCAGCCTCAGTCCAGTTACCACCAATAGGGTAGTCAATTGCAATATTCCTAATGCTCTCTGGTGCTGCAATTCTTAGGAATGAGTCGCTGATCCATAAGTCATGCTTAGTGGGGAAGTATGATGTGGGAAAAACTAACGCTATGGCAGTACTGTTGAATATGTATCTGAAGGCTTGCCTAACCTGAGGAATGTTGAATGGATAAACTAAGGGATTAAGCCATAAGCCTTTAGTCTGGCAAAAGTCCCAGTATGGAGTACCAACGTCAATCTTACCTGTTGCATTAAGAGTATCCATTTGCGCTGTTGATAGAGCTGCCCATATCCAGTCGATTTGATGGCCAAGCAGCATTGTAAATTGTTGAGAATAACTTGTAGTGTACGTATACTCTACCGTTGGGTAATATGAGAAGGAGTTTATGGGGAATACTTCATACCACTGCTTAAGTACATTAGGCGGTTCAAGCTGAATCACTACACCAGATGCCCCCACTGATGTTACATAGTATGGTCCTATTTCCCAATAAGGCACAATCATCTTAGTAATGTTATTGCTTCCAAAATTCATAGCTTGCGTCACATTCATGGTCTTAAGCTCCTCAATTACAGGCTTCCACACGAAATAAGGAGTATACATCGTGGTTGCTAGTACATATATTTCATTGGAAAATGCCCACTTCTGGAACAGAATCTGTATCGTGTAATTATTAAGCACCCTAATGTCCTCATCTACAAGTGATTGATTAATCCAAGGCACATACCATCCGAAAGCTTTTACACCAATGTAGAATTCAGCATAAACGTCCCATGCAGTGAAGGGCATTACTGCTGATCCATTAAACCAGTAAAGTCCCTTACGTAGGTAGATGGTAACTAAGGCGGAACCATTTGGAAATAGCTGAACAGTCCAATTCTTAGCTAGAATGGGGTAAAGCCTTAAGGTTGACCAGTCAATTAAGGCAAGGGGTTGGTCAATAGTAGACCACACTAAATTACCTGGGGCCCATGGATTCCACCATGGTGCAGGCCATGGAACATAAACAGTATATCCTGCTCCTATCCTAAGTGTTACCTGCTGTGCATTGACGGTAGTAGTATGCATTAACATTACTATTGCTACTGCTATTAGAATGACTGGTAGGTAGGTTTTTACGTTAACCATAGTTAAGTGTTAATGTACTATAATTAATATTTTATTACTACGATCTAATGCTAAAATATTTTACGCATTACATTATTATTTTTCTAGGTAGTTAAGTACCCTTATTAAACATGTTAGATTCCTAATGTTGTGGTTTAATTTAAATTAGACATAATTAGCCTAATCCTGGTGGATAGTGTGATTGTGTTTCGTATCATGATTATCTGCATTGCGTTAGTACTTACTGCTACTGTAGCATTACTACTGATTCCTCACGGCTACTCTAATGGCTCCTTTAACTACACGTACGTTATTCTTAATGGCTCAAACTGCGTTAAGCCTAGTCTACTGTATAATACCTCAACTAGCCTATTAATTAACATTACTAGTACTTATCTTGGATTAAACGCTAACCCATTAATTATCAGCATTAGTGGATTAAGGATAATGATGATTCCATTAAATAGTTCACTGTACTGCAGTGCAATGCATGAAGTCATCTCGTCAGTAGCGTACTTTAACGTAACCATTACCTTCAGGGGCATTAACAGAAGCCTAATGGTAACACCCGCCCTTCAATACTTAATAAGCATAAGCAACATTAAACTAACAATACCAGTATACGCATGCGATGGAAAATACTTCATAAAGATAAGTAAGGGATGAATATCTCAATTATGGTGCTTTAAAGTTACTTAGCCAGTATTCTTCTTGGTTAACTGGGTGAAGCATTCTCCCTGAATCACGGCATACCAACTAAAAACCCACCAAATAATATAAGGGCTTTCTGCATTATTGGTAGTATTACATTGAAGCTGCTGTGGTTTTCTAGCGGCGTCTTCGTGAATCACTAGGGATTACGCCATACCAGTGTCGGTGTGGGTTAAAAAGACCCTAGTGGTTATGGGTTGGATGCTGGGCTACTTAATTAATCCGCCTGTTAAGGATGCGGCTCAATTCATAAGTAAGCATAAGGCTAGTAAAGTAATAGTGATTTATGGTCAAGTGGAGGCTACTTACAGCGGTAGGGCTGCTGCTCAGATTAAGTTAATGCCTAGGTTAATAGTAACTAAGCCTGATGGGGTGTTGATGATTCATGAGGGGCGTAGGGAGAAGCCAATAATATGGAATCCACCTGGCTCACAACTCTTCGTTTCAGTGGATGATGAAGTGCTCGTCTTAAGGAGTATTAGGCGTAGTCCGAGGGAATACGTGACTGTTTATGTTCCTGAAGTATACATGGTTGCGTCAATGGAGTTGGGGTTAACCGAGGACTTTAAGGTCATAGGGACTGAGAAGGATATTGTTGATGCTATTGTAGCTAACCCATGGTTAATTGAGGATGGGTTTAGGGTGATTGGTAGGGAGTATGAGACAATGGTTGGTAGCATTGACCTGCTTGGCGAGGATAAGTCAGGTAACCTAGTGGTTGTTGAGGTTAAGAGGAGTGAAGCCTCACCTGAGGCTGTACATCAGCTTAAAAGGTACGTGGACTACATTGCCAGTAAGAACCCTGGTAGGGTTATTAGGGGCATATTGGTTGCTGCCTGGATATCAACATCAGCGTACAGGTACCTTAGGGATTACGGGTTAGAATTCAGGAGGTACACGCATGCTAACATAACTGGATTCAGCCTTAAGAATGAGGAGTAGCTCGGGTTAATTTTAAGGTATGTGAGCTTCAGGGACTACTAACGCCATGGTGCATGCCTTAGTCTAGAATGCTTAATACTTATAAGGTTATGTACTACCTAAAAGCCCTATGGCATCAGGGTTAAGTAAACCAGTAACCTTAAGTAATGCCCCGAGGTCCATATTGGGTGAGGGACCCATATGGCTCCCTGACACTGGGGTGTTGTACTGGGTTGACATACTTGGTGATAGGGTTCACTCATACAGGTTAAGTAGCGGTGTTGCTGAGTCAATTAAGGTTGGCCCATACCCAAGCTGCGTAATGCCTAATGATGATGGTAACCTAGTGGTTACGGTTAAGGATAGGGTAATCCTGGTTAATCCAAGGGATGGTTCAGTAATAAGGACATTAGCCACTGTTAATGAGGGGGCTGGCAATAGGTTTAATGACTGTAAGTGCGACCCAATGGGCCGCCTAGTGGCTGGTACAATGGATATGGGTGAAAGGAACCCCACTGGTTCACTCTACGTCCTTGACTCAGCGGGATTAAGGAAGATACTGGGGTCTGTTACTATATCAAACGGTATTGCGTGGTCTGGGGATGGTTCAGTAATGTATTATATTGATAGTCCAACAAGGAGGGTTACAGTGTTTAAGTATAATAAGGGTGAGGGTGCCTTAGATGGCGTTATTGGTTACTTTGACTTATCCAGCTTCCCCGGTGTACCTGATGGTATGACGATTGACTCTGAGGGTTACCCTTGGGTCGCATTATACGGTGGTGGTAGGGTTCTTAGAATTAACCCAGTTAACGGTAATGTTGTTGATCAAGTGGAGTTACCGGCCCAGTTCACTACATCATGCACCTTCGGTGGGGTTGACTTAAAGACATTATTCATAACCACCGCAACAGATAGGAGTAGGCAAACAAGCGGCCCCGATGGGTACGTGTTCAGCCTTAACCTGAATATTAAGGGTACTGTGGTTAATAAGTGCAGGTTCTAAGCCATTAAACAGCGGTTATTGAACTCCCCTTGAAGATCCTGACCTTAATGACGATATTGTAGCCACAATAGGGGCACCTTATGGTGCTTGCAGACCTACCAAATATCTCAAGTTCACTTTTACCGAAGGTTCTACCGCAGCTTAGGCACATGTAGATCTTCCTCTCCTCAACCCCCTCCTCGCTCACCTCCTGCTCCTCAACAGTATTATTACCCTCACTCACAATCGTGGTTACCCTCAACCCTTAAAATACGTTTCTACACAAGGCAGTACTGCAGTTATCCTAAACGATACACCCTTATATTTAGTGAATTACTCATGAATGATGTATAAGCCGTTTTCAGAGGACTTAAGCTGTGATGAGGTTAAGAGAATTGAACTAATGGGGGAGAGTGCAATCCGTGCGTATAGGAGGGTTGTTTCAATATTTAGATCAGGTAAACCAGGCCTTTACATGCTAATGGGCGACTACGGGTCTGGTAAAACACTAATAGTTAGGAAGGCTACAGCCGGGTTAAGTAGTGGTAGGGTTGTGATTAAGTCCTTTAAGAACATTAACAATGACGTTGACTTATCCTGCTCAGGGGGTAGGGCAATAATGGGTTACGTGATTGATAGTTTCGAATTATTCTTCCAAAACCCTGAAGCCTACGTTGCATTGGCTAGGAACTACGTAATATCCGTTTCACAATACTACCCAGTCCTACTGGTTGTGAGTCTACCATTAGTTATCGGTGACATTAGTGGATACGGTGATGTAGTAAATAAGGTGGGTGAAATCCCTGAGAGCAATAAGATTAAGGTTAGCTTCAGTACTGAGGAGACTAAGAGCATACTCAGTAGGATAGGCATTAAGGTTAGTGAGCATGTTAAGCCATACATCCTTAAGACACCTGGATTAGGCATTAGGGCATTATCATCAGGCAAGGAGAATGATGACTCAGTGGAGATAATAGTCATATAGGGTTGAGAATCCTTTTTAACTTAACCAGCTAACTAACCAGTGATGCTTAGGTTCATACCTAAGGGGCAGTTAATGCAGTTAATCAACTACAGTGAGTTTATTGAAACGGTAAGGGATGCCTTAATTAAACTACATAGGGGACATGGTGAACTACCACCCAGATTCAGCACAAGCATTAGGGGAAATTGGTGGGGCTTAATGCTAGGTTACGTTGAGGGAATGGGCGTTGGCGTTAAGGTAGTTAACCTATACCCAGGTAACGCAGACAAAGGCATTGAGACAATACATGGCGTCGTCCTACTCTTCAGTGAGACTGATGGCACACCCCTATTAGCCATTGACGGCTCATCATTAACAGGTTTAAGGACCGCCGCCGCATCAGCATTAAGCATCACTGCCACCGCCGCCTCCACTGACGTGTTGGGTTTCATTGGCGCTGGGGAGCAGGCCAAGTATCATGCCTTAGTCTTCTCAAGATTATTCAAAGTAAGGGAAGTGTACGTTGCGAGTAGGGGGAGGGGTAGGTTAATGGATTTCACTAGGTATGTTCAGGAGTTAGGCATCAACACGCATATTACCACCAACGTGAGGGAGGTTATTGATAAGAGTAGCACTGTGGTTATTGCAACAACCTCAACATCACCTGTTTTAGATGTGAAGCCGAGGGCTGGGGTTCATGTAATATCTGTTGGGGCGCCTAAGCCAATAAATGAGATTAGTAGGTTGGTACTCGAAGGCGCCTCATGTATACTTGCCGATAATAGGGGGGCTGTCTTAAGTGAGGCTGGGGAGGATTTCACAGGCCTAAGGTTAATGGATCTCTCCGAGGTTCTTTCAGGTGATGCCAAGTGCATGAGGGATAATGGGTACACTGTGTATAAGTCGGTGGGTTTCTCAACCCTTGATGTTGCTGCTGCTTACTACGTGTATAGGGCTTACATTAAGGGTAGTGGGTGATTACCCTAATGTTGAGGCATAATGTTGGTGCATTGATCTACTGTAGTGCACGTAAGAGGATTAGTGTAAGTAACCCACCTGGGTTAGACCTTGAGAATGAGGATAAGCATAAGTTAAACATACCCTCATTACCAGCGTTCGAAATGTATACTGGCCTTGAATTCACCAAAACTATTCAATACCTTAAGCTTAAGCCTGAGTCAACATTCATACTATCCGCTAGGTATGGTCTAATACGTGGGGATCAAGTTATAATACCCTATGAAGCTAAAATAACCCTGAGCAATTATAGGGCTGTGGTTGATGGCTGGGTTAGGAACGTGAATGGTAACAGGGGGATTAGGAGCTTCATTGATTCTAAGTTTAACCTACTTGTGGTCAGATTATCTAAACCCTACATGCTAGCAATGGATTACCTAGTAAGTAAACTAGGCCTCAACCCATGCGTAGGTGATAGGATAATAGTTTACTCACCAATATTAGGGCCATTTGACGAATGCCCCAATGTCGAGTTAATTAGAGTTAGGGGGCAGGGCGACTACGTTAAGAGGATTATAAACCTGCAGCATTAAATGTAATCTAAGATACATTATACTATTTACTGGCCTCGATCGTTCAGGTTTTAATAATTTACTAATATTGTTTTCATGCAACACTAATATTTTAAGCACTAGGGGAAGAGTAATATAAATATGGGAAGAAAAGAGGTTATTGATGCATTCAAGGATAGAGCAGTAAGGTTCTTAAGGGAAGCAATTTCTGATCTCGACAAAGGTTGGTATGATTTTGCAATTTTCCATGCCGAGCAATCTTTACAGCTAGCCCTAAAAGCCATGCTTCTTGAGAGCAAGGGAAGTTATCCTCTTACTCATGACCTTGACGAATTAATAAATTCCGTAAAGGATATACGACCGGAACTTTTCGAATTAAAAAATAATAATAAAGATTTAATACAATTACTGAAATTATCTTACACCGGTTCTAGGTATTTTCCAGTTACTTACGATAAGGATGTCTCTATTAAACTAATTAATTTAGTGAAGCAATTTCTAGAGGTGATAGGCTTATGGCAGAAAGAGTAGAGTACTTTAAAAATTGGAGAAATTACGCTGAAGAAATTTGCCGTTCACTGAAGAAGATTCTACCAGACGTAATGATAGTAGTCTTCGGTAGTGTAATTAGAGGAGACTATGCGTCTTCCTTAAGCGATATAGACATCCTAATTGTAAGTGATAAAGTTGGTGATATTGCGTGGCAGGCTAAAATGAATCTTTACATATTGTCTTTACTTAAAAGTGATGTGACTCCATTTGAATTTCATTATTCTAATTGGAAGGATTATGAGGAATTCTATAAAGAGTTTTTTAATCCAAGGGTTGAAATTAGATGTTAACTAGATTCTCATGCATCAAGCATATGTTCTGCATCCATATTTTCACTCATGAAGCACCCTTACCCTTAGCCTATAGGGATAGTGGGTGGTGCCTAGTAGGCAGTTAGGTTCTCCCATTTACGGGTATTAACCCGTATTAACTAGAGACTTTTATGGTCCTCCAAAACTAGACAATGAACAGTATTTAAGCCACTTGTTTCAAACGCAATGAATAGTGAAGTTTAGGTACTTATTATAGTAAACCTTACATAATTGTGAGTAAGTGATGCCCTATCATTATTCGGTATACCCTTATAGTAGCTTAGAAAGTAAGGTATCAGTAATTCTCAGTGAAGGCTACTAAATACGTATGATACCCTTAACCACCACCTATTGGTGGTAAGAGAACTACTTCATCCCCATCCTTTAATGTTGTGTCTAGGCCCTTAACGTAATCAATAGCTCTTCCATTAACAAGAATATTATAGCCTTCCCTTAATCCACTATCATCACTAAGCAGTGTTTTTGAGATATTAGGGTTAACCTTCTCATCAATAATCCTCAGTAACTCCCGTACACTAATACCGTCAGGTACATTAAACTCCATTCTAAGTGTCTTAGCCATTTCATAGAAAATCGCCAGGAACTTAACGGTAACCTTCATTAATACTGAACGCAAGCCGTGTACTAATAAATCTTTTGCAATAATTCACCAATAACTATGAGACCTACCTTAGATGCAAGTCTATGTTATTTTTACGTAATTTTCATTTTTAATCGTTGATAATTTCCTTATTATTCATGTCATGTAATCTACAGTATTTCAAGGGCAAAATGAAAACCGCAATGAAAGGTAAATCCTAGTTAATCCCCGTGAACCCTCCACGTTAGTATACTTGAAGTATCGTAGGGATAAGGGTATTATACAGTCTCAAGGTGGTATTAACGTTAAAAACACTCATGTGTTCTCCTCAATATGAGCGTGATTAAGCCTGATTACAGTGGAGGGAGTTTACTTAACTTATCATCATCGGTATCTGACTTTCTTGGCGTTAAGAACCAGTATCCGGGTTTGAGGGGTATTGATAAGATTCAGGGTAAGAGAGTGCTGCTGCTCCTCATTGATGGCTTAGGTTACGTTCATTTAAGGCAATACTGCGGTAATTGTGAGGAGGCTAGGTGGCTTGGTAATATTGAGGAGTTGACGAGCGTATTCCCATCAGTAACTTCAACCGTATTAACCACATTATCAATGGGGGTACCTCCCGGTGTACATGGTGTGTTGGGCACAGTCATGTATGTTAAGGAGATTGGTGGGTTAGTTAACACTTTAACAATGGGATTGATGCCGGATGGGAAGAGGGGGGAGTTGAAGGATATTGGCTACGACCCTAGGGTTATTTTCTACGGTGGCTCAACAGTATTTGAGGAAGCCAAGCTAAATGGGTATAATTCAGTAGTTATAGTGCCAAAGGGCCTAAGTGGTGGTTTATCAGACTTAATATACAGGGGCGCTGAAGTTAAGGAGTACGTAAGCATTTATGACGCGTTAGTACTTGCCTCCAGAGCTCTTGAAAATAATGCGCTTGTCTACGTTTACATATCTACCTTGGACTCGATTCAACATGAGTATGGTCCAGACTCAGAGGAGTATAGGGTAGCATTAATTGAACTCCTGAATACGTTGAGTAGGTTAATTAGGCACATACCTCAATCAACAACTGTAGTGTTGACTGCTGACCATGGTCAGGTTCAGGTTAGGCAGGGTGATGTAGTTAACCTGAGGGTTATGGCTAAGTTAATGGATCCATTATCAGTGGCGCCTTATGGTGAACCAAGGGCTCTTCAACTTAAGTTAAGCGATAAGTCACTTGAGGGGGAGGTTAAGGATACGTTATCCGCAACAGGCAGGAGACTGCTCATTTATAATTCAAGCGAGGTTAAGGAACTGCTTGGTGGGGTTACTGGGTACACTGAGCAAAGGATGGGTGACCTGTGGGTAATCCCCCTTGATACCACAGCCCTCATATACCTGTATAAGCTTAGTGATGATAAGGTGGCTAAGTTTAAGGGGCATCACGCTGGTTTACTTGACTATGAGATGAAGGTTCCCCTATCAGTGGTAAACCTATGATAACTCATTGCTGGTTCTGGTTTTCCTCCTGGGCTTGTTGAGCCTGCCACTGCTCTACTATGTCGTAACCGTATATTGCCTTAAACATCTCCCTACCTAGGGGTGTCATTCTAAGGGGTGTCCACGGTGGGTCAAAAACCACATCAATGTCAATGTCAGCTGCCTCAGGCACAGCAGCCTGTATGGCTTCCCCAACCCTGTAACCCAAGTCCTGTGATAATGGGCAGCCAACCGCTGTTAGCGTCATCTTAACCTTAAGCTTATTATCATCCTCAAGCCTAACATCGTATATTAAGCCCAAGTCATATACATTAATTGGTATTTCAGGGTCATAAACATCCCTAAGCGCTTCCACTATTCTCTTAACCTTCTCTGGAGGTAAGTTGGAAGTGAAGTTAACCTCCTCATCAGCATTAACGTTATTATTGCTCATGACACTCACCTACAATATACCATCAGCGTCACGTGTTTAAAAACCTTCCGGCATTACGCGGTACCCCTAATCACAGTATTTATCAGTGAATCCGCAGTAAGGTAAGCCATTTAGGAACCTTAGATTAAGAAGCAGTGTTGAGTCAAAAATGTGAAATTTAGGCAAGTTATTGTTAATTTTATGACATATTAGGATTTTAAATCTCAACAATGGCAACCCTCCTCATGTCACTTGGAAAATATGAGACCTTCCCACCAACTGATGCTGAATTCGAGGATCCTCCAAGGGCCAGTAAGTATGATGTGGTTGTAATTGGTGGTGGGGGTGGTGGGTATCATGGTGCTTTTGAGTTAAGTAAAGGAGGTTATAATGTACTTCTGGTTGATGATAAGGGGAACCTAGGCGGTAACTGCCTATATGAGGGTTGTATACCATCTAAGGCAGTATCAGTATCACTGTATCTGCTTGAGAAGTTAAGGGGTATATTAAGATCAGTGGGTAATAATGATGTGGAGAAGATTAGGCTACTTTGGGAGAACTTAATAGACCATAAGGATAATGTACAGTACACAAGGTATCTTCAACATATTAGGGAGATTAAGGAACACGGTAATGTTGACTTCGTTAAAGGTATTGCAAGGATAATTGATAACCATAAAGTACTCGTCGAGTCCATTGATGGTTCCTGGAGCAGGGAAGTGGAGGGAAAGTACCTACTTGTCGCCACGGGTTCATTACCAATAAAGATACCTGTACCAGGTGTTGAATTAACGCTCGGTAGCCAGGAATTATTCGGATACAGGACTAAGTTTAGGAGAATTCCCAGTGATGTAGTTATAATTGGGGGAGGCTACATAGGTGTTGAAGTAGCCTCAGTGCTAAGTGGTTT
The sequence above is drawn from the Caldivirga sp. genome and encodes:
- a CDS encoding ABC transporter substrate-binding protein — encoded protein: MVNVKTYLPVILIAVAIVMLMHTTTVNAQQVTLRIGAGYTVYVPWPAPWWNPWAPGNLVWSTIDQPLALIDWSTLRLYPILAKNWTVQLFPNGSALVTIYLRKGLYWFNGSAVMPFTAWDVYAEFYIGVKAFGWYVPWINQSLVDEDIRVLNNYTIQILFQKWAFSNEIYVLATTMYTPYFVWKPVIEELKTMNVTQAMNFGSNNITKMIVPYWEIGPYYVTSVGASGVVIQLEPPNVLKQWYEVFPINSFSYYPTVEYTYTTSYSQQFTMLLGHQIDWIWAALSTAQMDTLNATGKIDVGTPYWDFCQTKGLWLNPLVYPFNIPQVRQAFRYIFNSTAIALVFPTSYFPTKHDLWISDSFLRIAAPESIRNIAIDYPIGGNWTEAAQLLESAGLYKKGNQWYLPNGTPLKLTIYVSSFLTDMQEEASIAAEELEAFGIPTTVLSMDPATLNSRIIPSGDFEALWGFWVCPAGYLGAFSAMDSLIYVMPFTFFGANSTINKMAWPFAWPNVVNGHLVNWYCKPYNAPSSMILPNYTIVW
- the nucS gene encoding endonuclease NucS, whose product is MSVWVKKTLVVMGWMLGYLINPPVKDAAQFISKHKASKVIVIYGQVEATYSGRAAAQIKLMPRLIVTKPDGVLMIHEGRREKPIIWNPPGSQLFVSVDDEVLVLRSIRRSPREYVTVYVPEVYMVASMELGLTEDFKVIGTEKDIVDAIVANPWLIEDGFRVIGREYETMVGSIDLLGEDKSGNLVVVEVKRSEASPEAVHQLKRYVDYIASKNPGRVIRGILVAAWISTSAYRYLRDYGLEFRRYTHANITGFSLKNEE
- a CDS encoding SMP-30/gluconolactonase/LRE family protein, which gives rise to MASGLSKPVTLSNAPRSILGEGPIWLPDTGVLYWVDILGDRVHSYRLSSGVAESIKVGPYPSCVMPNDDGNLVVTVKDRVILVNPRDGSVIRTLATVNEGAGNRFNDCKCDPMGRLVAGTMDMGERNPTGSLYVLDSAGLRKILGSVTISNGIAWSGDGSVMYYIDSPTRRVTVFKYNKGEGALDGVIGYFDLSSFPGVPDGMTIDSEGYPWVALYGGGRVLRINPVNGNVVDQVELPAQFTTSCTFGGVDLKTLFITTATDRSRQTSGPDGYVFSLNLNIKGTVVNKCRF
- a CDS encoding DNA-directed RNA polymerase subunit P — translated: MCLSCGRTFGKSELEIFGRSASTIRCPYCGYNIVIKVRIFKGSSITAV
- a CDS encoding DUF6884 domain-containing protein, with the translated sequence MLRHNVGALIYCSARKRISVSNPPGLDLENEDKHKLNIPSLPAFEMYTGLEFTKTIQYLKLKPESTFILSARYGLIRGDQVIIPYEAKITLSNYRAVVDGWVRNVNGNRGIRSFIDSKFNLLVVRLSKPYMLAMDYLVSKLGLNPCVGDRIIVYSPILGPFDECPNVELIRVRGQGDYVKRIINLQH
- a CDS encoding HEPN domain-containing protein, with translation MGRKEVIDAFKDRAVRFLREAISDLDKGWYDFAIFHAEQSLQLALKAMLLESKGSYPLTHDLDELINSVKDIRPELFELKNNNKDLIQLLKLSYTGSRYFPVTYDKDVSIKLINLVKQFLEVIGLWQKE
- a CDS encoding nucleotidyltransferase domain-containing protein, coding for MAERVEYFKNWRNYAEEICRSLKKILPDVMIVVFGSVIRGDYASSLSDIDILIVSDKVGDIAWQAKMNLYILSLLKSDVTPFEFHYSNWKDYEEFYKEFFNPRVEIRC
- a CDS encoding MoaD/ThiS family protein, translated to MKVTVKFLAIFYEMAKTLRMEFNVPDGISVRELLRIIDEKVNPNISKTLLSDDSGLREGYNILVNGRAIDYVKGLDTTLKDGDEVVLLPPIGGG
- a CDS encoding alkaline phosphatase family protein — protein: MSVIKPDYSGGSLLNLSSSVSDFLGVKNQYPGLRGIDKIQGKRVLLLLIDGLGYVHLRQYCGNCEEARWLGNIEELTSVFPSVTSTVLTTLSMGVPPGVHGVLGTVMYVKEIGGLVNTLTMGLMPDGKRGELKDIGYDPRVIFYGGSTVFEEAKLNGYNSVVIVPKGLSGGLSDLIYRGAEVKEYVSIYDALVLASRALENNALVYVYISTLDSIQHEYGPDSEEYRVALIELLNTLSRLIRHIPQSTTVVLTADHGQVQVRQGDVVNLRVMAKLMDPLSVAPYGEPRALQLKLSDKSLEGEVKDTLSATGRRLLIYNSSEVKELLGGVTGYTEQRMGDLWVIPLDTTALIYLYKLSDDKVAKFKGHHAGLLDYEMKVPLSVVNL
- a CDS encoding iron-sulfur cluster assembly protein, coding for MSNNNVNADEEVNFTSNLPPEKVKRIVEALRDVYDPEIPINVYDLGLIYDVRLEDDNKLKVKMTLTAVGCPLSQDLGYRVGEAIQAAVPEAADIDIDVVFDPPWTPLRMTPLGREMFKAIYGYDIVEQWQAQQAQEENQNQQ